One Cheilinus undulatus linkage group 22, ASM1832078v1, whole genome shotgun sequence DNA window includes the following coding sequences:
- the LOC121504224 gene encoding uncharacterized protein LOC121504224, producing the protein MEPCLETHPIIQCIIDNNLEELTALLKDNGINQTYPCIEYRDDITPLIASVVYQKSDICTFLLQNGANPDTASKKDFTPLHYVSLSEASLFFVEKLLEAKANPDGSGLKPVTPLHTAIMKDRKDVLKALISAGTVVTWPPYTEPEDTPDFDFIQILREIGDSLDSFLGMSTLSQCSVVSTLLCSDMHWKSPDEVFNTVDDIMLQEHPKTHLTMIETLFNVTGPEKEKYRQRSIQWLENTDNVETYIKSVVRRFPNIAQRLIPQVTHTLYKVLCTIEEIEDEQARAMILLLLEQLDSKIQLSKCDVILKTLYVITQKTQGKHSWEAVFIEKICRSIVPFVNERHSAKIKLFTYGIFGNLLSVENAVIFITSAGITSVPDEILTSADMKMLRDLKNVIRRLKNQLSESNLEVEDSPGSKKQSDKQGDPNEDKGCPAEAVNTSVVSVKPSWLSVSKRWQKKLSQLLSTDESKVTRIGSMIYVNEEEFSIAEGSNGTEVFLGLRYDGTEVAIKRMSKRSYKELKNEEGYLRLPELDHPFIVRYIDFSEDGTFGYLGVQLCEYTLEEYISSSNNGDLQMEKLVKQVLKSLRVLHCQDPPILHRDLKPQNILIDVTGRAKLADFGISRRLPKDQTTYRTGAAGTKCWMAKEALVEDGDIPYKSSTDIQVAGMLIYYILSRGHHPFGDRIRQCENNIEAGRYTLSHVEDVVAKDLIERMINEEPGARPTVEECLSHPFFWKPRTRENYLIEIGDQDEVKQYDSADPALISSMEENTRNGSFREWRTQFSPELLKKVEGKKRHYAENILGLLRFSRNLFVHYKDDAANVDLMALFPDLFGCIFIFAKTHEWNTRPSLKRMFETKVSKSQHYQ; encoded by the exons ATGGAGCCCTGCTTGGAAACACATCCTATAATACAGTGTATAATTGACAACAACCTTGAGGAGCTAACGGCCTTACTAAAAGACAATGGCATTAACCAAACATACCCATGCATTGAGTACAGAGATGATATAACTCCACTGATTGCTTCTGTCGTGTACCAAAAGAGCGACATTTGTACTTTTCTTTTGCAGAATGGTGCAAACCCAGATACTGCCTCCAAAAAAGACTTCACGCCATTGCATTATGTTTCACTATCCGAggcatctttgttttttgtggaGAAACTACTTGAAGCAAAAGCCAATCCAGATGGATCAGGTCTAAAGCCAGTCACACCACTACATACTGCTATCATGAAAGATAGGAAAGATGTCTTGAAGGCACTCATCTCTGCTGGGACAGTGGTAACATGGCCACCTTACACTGAGCCTGAAGATACCCCTGATTTTGATTTCATACAAATATTGAGGGAAATCGGGGATAGTTTAGACTCCTTTTTAGGAATGTCTACACTATCCCAGTGCAGTGTAGTGTCTACACTGCTATGCAGTGATATGCATTGGAAAAGCCCTGATGAGGTGTTCAACACAGTGGACGATATCATGCTGCAGGAGCATCCTAAGACTCATCTGACCATGATTGAGACACTTTTCAATGTAACTGGgcctgaaaaagaaaagtacCGTCAGAGAAGTATTCAATGGCTGGAGAACACTGACAATGTGGAGACTTACATTAAAAGTGTGGTCAGACGCTTTCCAAACATTGCGCAGAGATTAATACCTCAGGTGACTCATACTTTGTATAAAGTGTTGTGTACCATTGAAGAAATAGAAGATGAACAAGCACGTGCTATGATCCTACTACTGCTGGAACAGCTTGACTCAAAAATCCAACTTTCTAAGTGTGATGTTATTCTGAAAACACTTTATGtgataacacagaaaacacaaggCAAACACAGTTGGGAAGCAGTCTTTATTGAGAAGATATGCAGATCAATTGTTCCTTTTGTGAATGAGAGACACTCTGCAAAGATAAAACTCTTCACATACGGCATATTTGGAAACTTGCTCTCTGTGGAAAATGCTGTGATCTTCATAACGTCAGCAGGGATAACTTCAGTGCCTGACGAAATCCTGACATCTGCAGACATGAAAATGCTCAGAGATCTTAAAAACGTGATCCGACGACTGAAAAACCAACTGAGTGAGTCAAACTTAGAAGTTGAAGACTCACCTGGATCCAAGAAACAGTCAGACAAGCAAGGAGACCCGAATGAAGACAAAGGTTGCCCTGCAGAAGCTGTCAACACCAGTGTAGTGTCAGTGAAACCTAGCTGGCTTTCAGTCAGCAAGAGATGGCAGAAAAAGCTAAGTCAGCTCTTGAGCACTGATGAAAGTAAAGTAACCAGAATAGGGAGCATGATTTATGTGAATGAAGAGGAATTCAGCATAGCCGAGGGAAGCAATGGCACCGAAGTCTTCTTGGGGCTGAGATATGACGGCACTGAAGTTGCCATAAAGAGAATGTCGAAGCGCAGCTATAAGGAGCTGAAGAATGAGGAAGGATATCTACGACTCCCAGAGCTTGACCATCCATTTATAGTACGATATATTGACTTTTCAGAGGATGGGACCTTTGGATATCTCGGTGTTCAACTTTGTGAATACACCCTGGAAGAATACATCAGCTCCAGTAACAATGGTGATCTGCAGATGGAGAAGCTTGTAAAACAGGTCCTTAAGAGTTTAAGGGTGCTTCATTGTCAAGATCCTCCAATTCTCCACCGGGATTTGAAACCACAAAATATTCTGATTG ATGTTACGGGGAGGGCAAAATTAGCTGATTTTGGCATCAGCAGACGGTTGCCAAAAGACCAAACGACTTACCGCACAGGGGCTGCTGGAACAAAGTGCTGGATGGCCAAGGAGGCCTTAGTGGAAGATGGTGACATACCGTACAAGTCCAGCACTGACATACAG GTAGCAGGGATGCTGATTTATTACATCCTCTCCCGGGGTCATCATCCTTTTGGAGACAGAATCAGACAATGTGAGAACAACATTGAAGCTGGGAGGTACACACTGAGCCATGTTGAAGATGTGGTGGCTAAAGATCTCATTGAGAGGATGATCAACGAAGAGCCCGGAGCGAGACCAACAGTTGAGGAATGCCTGAGTCATCCTTTCTTCTGGAAGCCACGGAC GAGAGAAAACTATTTGATTGAGATTGGAGACCAGGATGAAGTGAAACAGTACGACAGTGCTGATCCAGCGCTAATCTCTTCAATggaagaaaatacaagaaatggATCCTTCAGAGAGTGGAGAACTCAG tttTCACCAGAGCTGCTCAAGAAAGTGGAAGGCAAGAAGAGACACTATGCTGAAAACATCCTGGGGCTGCTGCGCTTCAGTCGAAACCTCTTTGTGCACTA CAAAGACGATGCTGCCAATGTTGATCTGATGGCACTGTTTCCTGATCTGTTTGGATGCATCTTTATATttgcaaaaacacatgaatggaATACGAGGCCGTCTCTGAAGAGGATGTTTGAAACAAAAGTTTCCAAGAGTCAACATTACCAATAG
- the LOC121504685 gene encoding leucine-rich repeat LGI family member 2-like isoform X1: protein MVQGGNSALPAICLHRRSQANLTHASPARKMLPTLKIWALFSLSLCFLCQPAHLKKAFKCPSACSCSRESIICVGSSYVPRNTPNDISSLSIVNGTFSEVKEAMFAHMPSLQLLLLNSNSLTTVRDDAFSGLPHLEYLFIESNKLETTSKYAFRGLRDLTHLSLANNNIKALPRDIFIDLDSLIELDLRGNAFECDCRAKWLMTWLKNTNATVSDVVCAGPEDMKDKRLNDMTSLHNECISTDFVLHQSIASESLSVDTFSYKNDVYVTIAAPSTDSCMVYQWDHIEMNFRTYDNITGQSIVGCKSVVILDQVFVIVAQLFGGSHIYKFDEDQSRFSKFQDIEVSKISKPNDIEAFQIGSEWFFVIADSSKAGLSTLYKWNDKGFYSYQSLHEWYRDTDAEFLDLDGKAHLVLASRSQVPVIYQWSRSNQKFVLQGEIPNMEDVVAVKHFRIKEELYLAMTRYIGDSKVLRWGAKQFSEVQALPSRGSMILQPFSFKDRYYLALGSDYTFSQIYLWDDDEKLFERFKEVYIQAPRSFTVVSTDRRDFIFTSSFKGNTQIFEHIIIDLSL, encoded by the exons ATGGTGCAGGGTGGAAACAGCGCGCTGCCTGCCATCTGCCTCCATCGGCGCTCTCAAGCAAACCTCACACATGCAAGCCCGGCTAGAAAGATGCTGCCAACTCTCAAGATTTGGGCATTGTTTTCTTTGTCGCTCTGCTTCCTGTGTCAACCGGCTCATCTGAAAAAGGCTTTCAAATGTCCTtcagcatgcagctgctccagGGAGTCTATCATTTGCGTCGGGTCCTCCTATGTCCCAAGGAATACCCCCAACGACATCAGTTCTTT GAGCATCGTCAATGGGACTTTTTCCGAGGTCAAAGAGGCAATGTTTGCGCACATGCCATCCCTCCAGCTACT gCTCCTGAATTCTAATTCTCTAACAACAGTAAGGGATGATGCATTCTCAGGCCTTCCACATCTGGAGTATCT GTTCATTGAGAGTAATAAATTAGAGACAACATCCAAATATGCCTTCAGAGGACTCAGGGACTTGACTCACTT GTCTCTGGCTAACAATAACATAAAAGCCTTGCCGAGGGACATCTTCATTGATTTGGACTCACTGATAGAGCT GGACCTTCGAGGCAATGCCTTTGAGTGCGACTGCCGCGCCAAGTGGCTGATGACGTGGCTGAAGAACACCAATGCCACAGTGTCAGATGTCGTGTGTGCCGGACCCGAGGACATGAAGGACAAGCGCCTCAATGATATGACCAGCCTGCACAATGAGTGCATCTCAACGG ATTTCGTTCTCCATCAGTCAATCGcctcagagtctctgtcagTGGACACCTTCAGCTATAAGAATGATGTCTATGTGACTATTGCTGCTCCGAGCACAGACAGCTGTATGGTTTACCAATGGGACCACATAGAAATGAACTTCAGGACATATGATAACATCACAG GTCAGTCCATTGTCGGGTGCAAGTCGGTCGTCATTCTGGACCAAGTGTTTGTCATTGTGGCTCAGCTCTTTGGCGGATCCCACATCTACAAGTTTGATGAGGACCAGAGCAGGTTCAGCAAGTTCCAGGACATTGAGGTGTCAAAGATCTCCAAGCCCAATGACATTGAGGCATTCCAGATTGGATCTGAATGGTTCTTTGTGATTGCCGACAGCTCAAAAGCAGGCCTGTCAACCCTTTACAAGTGGAACGATAAGGGCTTTTATTCTTACCAGTCGCTGCATGAATGGTACCGTGACACTGATGCAGAGTTCTTGGACTTGGATGGGAAGGCCCACCTCGTCTTGGCAAGCCGTTCACAGGTACCCGTGATCTACCAGTGGAGCCGGAGCAACCAGAAATTTGTCCTGCAGGGCGAGATCCCCAACATGGAGGATGTTGTTGCTGTGAAGCACTTCAGAATAAAGGAGGAACTTTACCTTGCTATGACGCGCTACATCGGCGACTCCAAAGTTCTACGTTGGGGCGCCAAACAGTTTTCAGAGGTCCAGGCCTTGCCCTCGAGGGGGTCGATGATTCTTCAGCCATTCTCTTTCAAAGATCGCTACTACCTGGCTCTGGGAAGCGATTACACCTTCTCACAGATCTACTTGTGGGATGACGACGAGAAACTCTTCGAACGATTCAAGGAGGTCTACATCCAGGCGCCACGCTCGTTCACTGTGGTCTCCACTGACCGCAGGGACTTCATCTTCACGTCTAGCTTCAAGGGGAACACACAGATTTTTGAGCACATCATCATTGACTTGAGCTTGTGA
- the LOC121504685 gene encoding leucine-rich repeat LGI family member 2-like isoform X2 — MRLLNSNSLTTVRDDAFSGLPHLEYLFIESNKLETTSKYAFRGLRDLTHLSLANNNIKALPRDIFIDLDSLIELDLRGNAFECDCRAKWLMTWLKNTNATVSDVVCAGPEDMKDKRLNDMTSLHNECISTDFVLHQSIASESLSVDTFSYKNDVYVTIAAPSTDSCMVYQWDHIEMNFRTYDNITGQSIVGCKSVVILDQVFVIVAQLFGGSHIYKFDEDQSRFSKFQDIEVSKISKPNDIEAFQIGSEWFFVIADSSKAGLSTLYKWNDKGFYSYQSLHEWYRDTDAEFLDLDGKAHLVLASRSQVPVIYQWSRSNQKFVLQGEIPNMEDVVAVKHFRIKEELYLAMTRYIGDSKVLRWGAKQFSEVQALPSRGSMILQPFSFKDRYYLALGSDYTFSQIYLWDDDEKLFERFKEVYIQAPRSFTVVSTDRRDFIFTSSFKGNTQIFEHIIIDLSL, encoded by the exons ATGAG gCTCCTGAATTCTAATTCTCTAACAACAGTAAGGGATGATGCATTCTCAGGCCTTCCACATCTGGAGTATCT GTTCATTGAGAGTAATAAATTAGAGACAACATCCAAATATGCCTTCAGAGGACTCAGGGACTTGACTCACTT GTCTCTGGCTAACAATAACATAAAAGCCTTGCCGAGGGACATCTTCATTGATTTGGACTCACTGATAGAGCT GGACCTTCGAGGCAATGCCTTTGAGTGCGACTGCCGCGCCAAGTGGCTGATGACGTGGCTGAAGAACACCAATGCCACAGTGTCAGATGTCGTGTGTGCCGGACCCGAGGACATGAAGGACAAGCGCCTCAATGATATGACCAGCCTGCACAATGAGTGCATCTCAACGG ATTTCGTTCTCCATCAGTCAATCGcctcagagtctctgtcagTGGACACCTTCAGCTATAAGAATGATGTCTATGTGACTATTGCTGCTCCGAGCACAGACAGCTGTATGGTTTACCAATGGGACCACATAGAAATGAACTTCAGGACATATGATAACATCACAG GTCAGTCCATTGTCGGGTGCAAGTCGGTCGTCATTCTGGACCAAGTGTTTGTCATTGTGGCTCAGCTCTTTGGCGGATCCCACATCTACAAGTTTGATGAGGACCAGAGCAGGTTCAGCAAGTTCCAGGACATTGAGGTGTCAAAGATCTCCAAGCCCAATGACATTGAGGCATTCCAGATTGGATCTGAATGGTTCTTTGTGATTGCCGACAGCTCAAAAGCAGGCCTGTCAACCCTTTACAAGTGGAACGATAAGGGCTTTTATTCTTACCAGTCGCTGCATGAATGGTACCGTGACACTGATGCAGAGTTCTTGGACTTGGATGGGAAGGCCCACCTCGTCTTGGCAAGCCGTTCACAGGTACCCGTGATCTACCAGTGGAGCCGGAGCAACCAGAAATTTGTCCTGCAGGGCGAGATCCCCAACATGGAGGATGTTGTTGCTGTGAAGCACTTCAGAATAAAGGAGGAACTTTACCTTGCTATGACGCGCTACATCGGCGACTCCAAAGTTCTACGTTGGGGCGCCAAACAGTTTTCAGAGGTCCAGGCCTTGCCCTCGAGGGGGTCGATGATTCTTCAGCCATTCTCTTTCAAAGATCGCTACTACCTGGCTCTGGGAAGCGATTACACCTTCTCACAGATCTACTTGTGGGATGACGACGAGAAACTCTTCGAACGATTCAAGGAGGTCTACATCCAGGCGCCACGCTCGTTCACTGTGGTCTCCACTGACCGCAGGGACTTCATCTTCACGTCTAGCTTCAAGGGGAACACACAGATTTTTGAGCACATCATCATTGACTTGAGCTTGTGA
- the sepsecs gene encoding O-phosphoseryl-tRNA(Sec) selenium transferase — protein MNSENFSLSEKIVSSSYIRQGSQARRSHEQLIRHLLEQGKCPEEGWSESTIELFLNELAVMDSNNFLGNCGVGEREGRVASSLVARRHYRLIHGIGRSGDIAAIQPKAAGSSLLNKLTNSVVLDILRLSGVRSVASCFVVPMATGMSLTLCFLTLRHRRPKARYIIWPRIDQKSCFKAMITAGFEPVVVENVLEGDELRTDLEAVEQKITEIGADNILCVHSTTSCFAPRVPDRLEELSAMCAKYDIPHIVNNAYGVQSSKCMHLIQQGARVGRIDAFVQSLDKNFMVPVGGAIIAGFDEAFIQEISKMYPGRASASPSLDVLITLLTLGANGYKKLLSERKEIYLLLAQELKSLASAHGERLLHTPHNPISLAMSLDGLQAESDKAVTQLGSMLFTRQVSGARVIPLGKEQTISGHTFRGFMSHSEAYPCPYLNAASAVGITREDVTMCIKRLDKCLKTLKKEGNAVKNKPSELLSGQEDTAGEVNEQK, from the exons ATGAACAGTGAAAACTTCAGCCTTAGTGAGAAGATCGTCTCCTCCTCCTACATTCGACAAGGCAGCCAGGCCCGCCGAAGCCATGAGCAGCTCATCAGACACCTGTTGGAGCAG GGAAAGTGTCCCGAGGAGGGCTGGAGTGAGAGCACCATAGAGCTCTTCCTGAATGAGCTGGCAGTGATGGACAGCAATAACTTCCTTGGAAACTGTGGTGTTGGAGAGAGGGAAGGCAGAGTGGCGTCTAGCCTTGTGGCCCGAAGACATTACAG GTTGATCCACGGCATTGGCCGCTCAGGTGACATTGCTGCCATTCAGCCCAAAGCTGCAGGATCCAGTCTGCTTAACAAACTCACCAATTCAGTCGTATTGGACATCCTCAGGCTCTCAG GTGTCCGCAGCGTGGCGAGCTGCTTTGTGGTTCCCATGGCAACAGGAATGAGCTTGACTCTGTGCTTCCTGACCCTCCGTCACCGGAGGCCCAAGGCTCGCTACATCATTTGGCCTCGCATCGACCAGAAGTCCTGTTTCAAAGCCATGATCACAGCAG GCTTTGAACCGGTGGTAGTGGAAAATGTTCTCGAAGGGGACGAGTTAAGGACGGACTTGGAAGCAGTTGAGCAAAAAATCACAGAGATTGGAGCTGACAACATCCTGTGTGTTCACTCAACTACATCCTGCTTTGCCCCAAGGGTTCCTGACAG GCTTGAGGAGCTTTCTGCCATGTGTGCCAAATACGACATTCCACATATAGTTAACAATGCATATGGAGTACAGTCGTCCAAATGCATGCACCTTATACAGCAG GGAGCTCGAGTTGGAAGAATCGATGCCTTTGTACAGAGCTTGGACAAGAACTTCATGGTTCCAGTAGGTGGCGCCATAATTGCAGGTTTTGATGAGGCCTTTATACAAGAGATAAGCAAAATGTACCCAG GTCGAGCATCGGCTTCGCCTTCCCTTGACGTCCTCATAACCCTTCTCACTCTGGGAGCCAACGGCTATAAGAAACTCCTCTCAGAAAGAAAG GAGATTTATTTGTTGCTGGCTCAGGAGCTGAAGAGTCTGGCCTCAGCACACGGGGAGAGACTGCTTCACACCCCACATAACCCCATTTCACTGG CCATGTCTCTGGACGGTCTCCAGGCCGAGAGCGACAAGGCGGTGACTCAGCTGGGCTCCATGCTGTTCACCCGGCAAGTGTCAGGTGCCAG GGTTATACCACTTGGCAAGGAGCAGACCATCAGCGGACACACGTTCCGTGGCTTCATGTCGCACTCGGAGGCGTACCCCTGTCCTTACCTCAACGCCGCCTCAGCTGTGGGAATCACCCGAGAGGATGTGACGATGTGCATCAAAAGACTGGACAAGTGTCTGAAGACCTTAAAGAAAGAGGGAAATGCTGTGAAAAATAAGCCCTCAGAACTTCTGTCTGGTCAGGAAGACACTGCTGGAGAagtaaatgagcaaaaataa